In Acropora palmata chromosome 7, jaAcrPala1.3, whole genome shotgun sequence, one genomic interval encodes:
- the LOC141885696 gene encoding uncharacterized protein LOC141885696 has translation MMDDRYDSSSESSANESLRTNSSSSTPSRSNIATGKRVRQFIRAVVNEPSSESSSEPKVWKRRRVRIDAQLDSSASSEISVEEETSQSGNEEFSDTDNDSIAAVSIEEDLNYSIKRYCNYTCTPEHSTHDHAIEDIHLADDTSARTPRSYSSISEEGILGDVQPKRSWIAALDYEGGEDDQSTSEASDASQRNEASSQGSSPSEVESDISDQSESFSSLSSDQEQSNPSLYDGSLVSTKNFNAMFFALKQKHNLSSQAVDSVVKLFKLCLPENNKCPASGYQLEKSLLPVGFHFTKYITCCNCQYPLEGELCSNDQCTHSGMQAKGETSSTFYIIDLLPETERLISDNWIEMKGFVDNFVHQPGMYRDILDGKVYQGQSTITKQAGYFPITLYWHLDGAPAMKSKNMSLWPIQSFHPQASQHNIAS, from the exons ATGATGGACGACAGATACGATAGTTCATCAGAAAGTAGTGCAAATGAGTCACTTAGGACTAATTCAAGCTCTTCAACGCCATCAAGATCAAACATTGCGACAGGAAAAAGAGTGCGCCAATTTATACGAGCTGTTGTCAACGAACCATCAAGTGAATCGTCATCGGAACCAAAGGTTTGGAAACGAAGACGTGTTCGAATAGACGCTCAGCTGGACTCGAGCGCTAGTAGTGAAATTTCGGTTGAGGAGGAGACTTCTCAATCAGGAAATGAAGAATTTAGCGACACAGATAATGATTCCATTGCTGCAGTAAGCATCGAGGAGGACCTAAACTATTCCATCAAACGTTATTGCAACTACACGTGCACACCTGAACATTCAACCCACGATCATGCGATCGAAGACATCCATTTGGCAGACGACACTAGTGCAAGGACACCAAGATCGTACTCATCTATAAGCGAAGAAG GTATACTTGGTGATGTTCAACCAAAGAGATCCTGGATAGCAGCTTTAGATTATGAAGGTGGTGAAGATGATCAGAGCACTTCTGAGGCAAGTGATGCCAGTCAAAGAAATGAGGCATCTTCCCAAGGATCGTCACCGTCTGAAGTTGAATCTGATATATCTGATCAGAGTGAAAGTTTCTCTTCCTTGAGTTCTGATCAGGAACAGTCTAACCCATCACTCTATGATGGCTCATTAGTTTCTACCAAGAACTTCAATGCCatgttttttgctttaaagcaGAAGCATAACCTGTCATCTCAAGCAGTAGACAGTGTAGTAAAGCTCTTTAAATTATGCCTCCCAGAAAACAACAAGTGCCCTGCATCTGGATACCAGTTGGAAAAATCCCTCCTCCCTGTTGGATTTCATTTTACAAAGTACATCACTTGTTGCAATTGTCAATATCCCCTGGAAGGTGAACTCTGCTCAAATGACCAGTGCACTCACAGTGGAATGCAAGCAAAAGGAGAAACATCCAGCACATTTTACATAATTGATCTTCTTCCTGAAACTGAAAGATTAATTTCAG ACAACTGGATAGAAATGAAAGGCTTTGTTGACAACTTTGTCCATCAACCAGGCATGTATCGTGACATTCTGGATGGCAAAGTATACCAAGGACAAAGCACTATAACTAAACAGGCTGGATACTTTCCCATCACCCTTTACTGGCACCTAGATGGAGCTCCAGCGATGAAATCGAAAAACATGTCACTTTGGCCAATTCAGAGCTTTCACCCACAAGCTTCGCAGCATAATATTGCCTCATGA